TTTGCGAACCACTCAGGGAGGTGCACAAGCCATGCTTTGCTTCCGGAAGTCCCGCCGTACCGGTTTCACGCTCATCGAACTGCTGGTGGTCATCGCGATTATCTAATCGCTGAACAACCCCATTG
This genomic stretch from Armatimonadota bacterium harbors:
- a CDS encoding prepilin-type N-terminal cleavage/methylation domain-containing protein, with protein sequence MRTTQGGAQAMLCFRKSRRTGFTLIELLVVIAII